The following are from one region of the Saimiri boliviensis isolate mSaiBol1 chromosome 18, mSaiBol1.pri, whole genome shotgun sequence genome:
- the LOC141582004 gene encoding LOW QUALITY PROTEIN: tripartite motif-containing protein 64C-like (The sequence of the model RefSeq protein was modified relative to this genomic sequence to represent the inferred CDS: inserted 1 base in 1 codon), with product MVIMFTTKPGFSSLQAFQNEVTCTICMTCFIDRVTIACGHNFCRPCLCLRWEEGRAPMHCPVCRKISEKSKFKTSVALKKLAFLARQSRPQRNINSSAKICVRHEETKELFGEADRRLLCALSSESPELTAHSHSPIGWAAEDCRKKLTKEMDXWKINQETENNLNQETSNTRLIVDYVDLRQVIINIQYQKMHPFLEEEEQLHLQALDREELFQPLPNSQVRMTQHLERMKDMYRELWELSHMPGMELLQLSYAVRPFHGNKIRKLMILETQDVGNVFKR from the exons ATGGTTATTATGTTCaccaca aaaccTGGATTCAGCAGCCTGCAGGCCTTCCAGAATGAGGTCACCTGCACCATATGCATGACCTGCTTCATAGACCGGGTCACCATTGCCTGTGGGCACAACTTTTGcaggccctgcctctgcctccgctGGGAAGAAGGCAGAGCACCAATGCACTGCCCTGTGTGCAGAAAAATCTCAGAGAAGTCCAAATTCAAAACCAGTGTGGCCCTCAAAAAGCTGGCTTTCCTTGCCAGACAGAGCAGACCTCAGAGAAACATCAACAGCTCAGCCAAGATCTGTGTGCGACATGAGGAGACTAAGGAGCTCTTTGGCGAGGCTGACAGGAGATTGCTCTGTGCACTCAGCTCTGAGTCACCAGAGCTCACGGCTCACAGCCACAGCCCAATAGGATGGGCTGCTGAGGATTGCAGG AAGAAACTCACAAAGGAAATGG TATGGAAAAtcaatcaagaaacagaaaacaatctaAATCAGGAAACTAGCAACACTCGTTTGATAGTG GACTATGTGGATTTAAGGCAGGTGATAATCAATATTCAATATCAAAAGATGCATCCATTTCTTGAAGAGGAGGAGCAACTTCATCTACAGGCACTGGACAGAGAAGAGCTTTTCCAACCACTCCCAAACAGTCAAGTGAGAATGACCCAGCATTTAGAAAGGATGAAAGACATGTACAGAGAGCTGTGGGAgctgagccacatgcctggcatGGAGCTGCTCCAG ctGTCATATGCGGTCAGACCTTTCCATGGGAATAAGATTAGGAAACTAATGATCCTGGAAACCCAG gATGTGGGAAATGTATTCAAAAGGTGA